One stretch of Acidimicrobiales bacterium DNA includes these proteins:
- a CDS encoding DUF6285 domain-containing protein: MSAPHDIPTAAELVEAVREFIEGDVMAATEGRVRFHARVAAKVLAQVERELALGAGQEAAHADRLAALGVADEAELAAAIRSGALDDRYDEVAAAVRATVADKLTVANPTYSD; the protein is encoded by the coding sequence GTGAGCGCCCCGCACGACATCCCCACGGCAGCCGAGCTGGTCGAGGCCGTCCGCGAGTTCATCGAGGGCGACGTGATGGCAGCCACGGAGGGGCGGGTCCGCTTCCACGCCCGGGTGGCGGCGAAGGTCCTGGCCCAGGTCGAGCGCGAGCTGGCCCTCGGCGCCGGGCAGGAGGCGGCCCACGCCGACCGCCTGGCCGCCCTCGGGGTGGCCGACGAGGCGGAGCTGGCTGCCGCCATCCGCAGCGGTGCGCTCGACGACCGCTACGACGAGGTCGCCGCCGCTGTCCGGGCGACGGTCGCCGACAAGCTCACCGTCGCCAACCCCACCTATTCAGACTGA